From a single Chlamydiota bacterium genomic region:
- the rplU gene encoding 50S ribosomal protein L21: protein MYAIIESGSKQYKVEEGSCIDIEKLDTSDKAVSFKNVLYVQTKDSQLIGKQLKNVVVKGEIIGDVKGPKVVSFKYKRRKSQKLKQGHRQKYTRVKITQIQETKGEKSGA from the coding sequence ATGTACGCAATTATTGAATCTGGATCTAAGCAATACAAAGTCGAAGAAGGCAGTTGTATCGATATAGAAAAACTTGACACTTCTGATAAAGCCGTGTCATTCAAAAATGTCCTATATGTTCAAACTAAAGATAGTCAACTTATTGGAAAACAACTAAAAAATGTCGTTGTCAAAGGCGAGATTATTGGTGATGTCAAGGGACCTAAAGTTGTCTCTTTCAAATACAAACGCAGAAAATCTCAAAAATTGAAACAGGGGCATCGACAAAAATACACCCGCGTAAAAATCACGCAAATTCA